Proteins encoded in a region of the Methanorbis rubei genome:
- the argC gene encoding N-acetyl-gamma-glutamyl-phosphate reductase produces MDIAIVGASGYAGGDLIRLLLTHSQANLVCATSRKLAGTPVTKDHIHLKNLIDLDYTNPSVDKIDADFAFLAVPHTAAMQYAPRLKERGIKTVDLSADYRLPQDIYEKTYGVKHTAYFKAPYGIPELHRKDIRGADFVANPGCFPTGATLAAAPVADLAAQIIYDSKSGVSGAGDSVSETTHYPNVDENIAPYKITAHRHLPEMKQEAAFLKSSAKIYFTPHLLPAIRGIITTAHILFKKPVTEGEVQKRYESFYKNEPFIRLQTAKLGGVRGSNFCDINFELEADGTRLVAVSAIDNLVKGASGQAVQNMNIMCGFAETDGLRMPGMFP; encoded by the coding sequence ATGGATATTGCGATTGTCGGCGCATCCGGATACGCCGGAGGAGACCTCATCAGACTGCTTCTGACACACTCACAGGCAAACCTCGTCTGTGCCACCTCCCGCAAACTCGCGGGAACTCCCGTAACCAAAGACCACATACACTTAAAAAATCTCATCGACCTCGACTATACCAACCCATCCGTCGACAAAATCGACGCAGACTTCGCATTTCTCGCGGTCCCCCACACTGCCGCAATGCAGTATGCCCCGCGCCTCAAAGAGCGCGGCATCAAAACTGTTGACCTCAGTGCTGACTACAGGCTCCCGCAGGACATCTACGAAAAAACCTACGGCGTCAAACACACCGCATACTTCAAAGCCCCGTACGGCATCCCTGAACTCCATCGAAAAGACATCCGCGGAGCAGACTTCGTCGCAAATCCCGGTTGCTTCCCAACAGGTGCAACCCTTGCCGCAGCACCGGTCGCAGACCTTGCTGCGCAAATAATTTACGACTCAAAGAGCGGCGTGTCCGGAGCAGGCGACTCGGTCTCCGAGACCACCCACTACCCAAACGTCGATGAAAACATCGCCCCCTACAAAATAACAGCCCACCGACACCTGCCGGAGATGAAACAGGAAGCAGCATTCCTGAAATCATCCGCGAAAATCTACTTCACCCCCCACCTCCTCCCCGCAATCCGCGGCATCATCACAACCGCCCACATCCTCTTCAAAAAACCGGTCACCGAAGGCGAAGTCCAGAAACGCTACGAATCATTCTACAAAAACGAACCGTTCATCAGATTGCAGACCGCAAAACTTGGAGGCGTTCGCGGCTCAAACTTCTGCGACATCAACTTCGAGCTCGAAGCTGACGGAACCCGACTGGTCGCAGTATCTGCAATCGACAACCTCGTCAAAGGAGCATCCGGTCAGGCTGTTCAGAACATGAACATCATGTGCGGATTTGCCGAAACCGACGGACTTCGGATGCCCGGAATGTTCCCTTAA
- the argJ gene encoding bifunctional ornithine acetyltransferase/N-acetylglutamate synthase, producing MQSICAVEGVSAWGIKEGKFGLALIKASGTGAAVFTTNKVRAPVVNLMAERTRRGKLAGVIVNSGCANAYTGKRGYEDAKTMAAIGAEALGISEKETGVASTGVIGRYLDLDLIRRQSADVAGKLAHSAEAEIAAAKAIMTTDLVQKHALVQREGFTIAGICKGSGMIAPNMGTMLSFVYTDAEVPSEKLQENLKTAVQRSLNRVVVDGDESTNDSLFCTATGEAGRVPKKEFAAALEECCISLAKQIAADGEGATKLIEVRVTGAAREKDAEKIAKAVITSPLVKSAVYGEDPNWGRVVCAAGYSGVEFAIDELSLSIGEGEGETELVHKGEITADLVKAKAAMAGKRVVFTIILESGKKEAVAWGCDLTEKYVEINGKYTT from the coding sequence ATGCAAAGTATCTGTGCTGTTGAAGGCGTCAGCGCCTGGGGCATAAAAGAAGGAAAATTCGGCCTTGCACTAATCAAAGCATCCGGAACAGGAGCCGCAGTCTTTACCACCAACAAAGTCCGTGCACCTGTCGTCAACCTCATGGCTGAACGTACCAGACGCGGGAAGCTTGCAGGCGTCATCGTAAACAGCGGATGCGCCAATGCCTACACAGGTAAACGCGGATACGAGGACGCAAAGACCATGGCAGCGATTGGTGCTGAAGCCCTCGGTATCTCGGAAAAAGAAACAGGCGTTGCAAGTACCGGAGTTATCGGCAGATATCTGGACCTCGACCTCATCCGCAGGCAGAGTGCTGATGTTGCCGGAAAACTTGCCCACTCCGCAGAGGCGGAGATCGCCGCCGCAAAAGCAATCATGACCACCGATCTCGTGCAGAAGCATGCCCTCGTCCAGCGCGAAGGGTTTACCATCGCAGGTATCTGCAAAGGCTCAGGAATGATTGCACCAAATATGGGAACCATGCTCTCCTTCGTCTACACCGACGCAGAAGTTCCTTCAGAAAAACTTCAGGAAAATCTGAAGACCGCAGTCCAGCGGAGTCTGAACCGCGTCGTCGTTGACGGCGACGAGAGTACCAATGACTCACTCTTCTGCACTGCGACCGGCGAAGCAGGCCGCGTGCCGAAGAAAGAGTTTGCCGCAGCTCTCGAAGAGTGCTGCATCTCTCTTGCAAAACAGATTGCAGCCGACGGCGAAGGAGCGACAAAACTGATCGAGGTCCGCGTCACCGGAGCTGCCCGCGAAAAGGATGCAGAGAAAATCGCAAAAGCTGTCATCACTTCACCGCTGGTGAAGAGTGCAGTCTACGGCGAGGACCCGAACTGGGGTCGGGTTGTCTGCGCCGCAGGATACTCGGGCGTTGAGTTTGCCATTGACGAGCTGTCTCTTTCGATCGGTGAAGGAGAAGGCGAGACCGAGCTCGTGCACAAGGGAGAGATCACCGCAGACCTTGTGAAAGCCAAGGCTGCGATGGCAGGAAAACGTGTGGTGTTCACGATCATCCTTGAGTCAGGCAAGAAAGAGGCTGTTGCCTGGGGCTGCGACCTGACGGAAAAATATGTGGAGATTAACGGGAAGTATACAACATGA